One Arcobacter sp. F2176 genomic region harbors:
- a CDS encoding YajQ family cyclic di-GMP-binding protein yields the protein MAVKEHAFDISAKLDMQELKNAVIQSQKEIENRYDFKGLKAEIDFNQGAKTITLISSSDNKVDAMYDILISKMNKRGLSINSLDEAKKDDSSGGNRKYVYAIVDSIKQDEAKQIQVEIKNLKLKVKAVNQGDEIRVTGKNIDDLQTIMKHLKSMDFKSPLVFDNFK from the coding sequence ATGGCAGTAAAAGAACACGCATTTGATATTTCAGCAAAGCTTGATATGCAAGAACTTAAAAATGCAGTTATTCAATCGCAAAAAGAAATAGAAAATAGATATGACTTCAAAGGTTTAAAAGCAGAAATTGATTTTAACCAAGGTGCTAAAACAATCACTTTAATATCTTCAAGTGATAATAAAGTTGATGCTATGTATGATATTTTAATTTCAAAGATGAATAAAAGAGGGCTCTCTATAAATTCACTTGATGAAGCAAAAAAAGATGATAGTTCAGGTGGAAATAGAAAATATGTTTATGCAATAGTAGATTCAATCAAACAAGATGAAGCAAAACAAATCCAAGTGGAAATAAAAAATTTAAAATTAAAAGTAAAAGCTGTAAATCAAGGTGATGAGATAAGAGTTACAGGAAAAAATATTGATGATTTACAAACTATAATGAAGCATTTAAAATCAATGGATTTCAAATCACCACTTGTATTTGATAACTTCAAATAA
- a CDS encoding NUDIX hydrolase — translation MNNIIKNFKTSILEDTKFVHPVKLTYNQNGIDKTWEAVKSFDSVAVLLYNIDKNAFLLVKQFRAPVYLNDKSNLCTYELCAGIIDKDISLEMIVKEEIDEECGYNVPLENIEKITSFYTNVGISGGKQNLYYAQINDNMKVHNGGGIHDEQIETMYLPINEYKEFIYDESKAKTPGLMFSFIWFMENKISN, via the coding sequence ATGAATAATATAATTAAAAATTTTAAAACATCTATTTTAGAAGATACAAAATTTGTGCATCCTGTAAAGTTAACATATAATCAAAATGGAATAGATAAAACTTGGGAAGCAGTTAAAAGCTTCGATTCTGTTGCTGTTTTACTTTATAACATAGATAAAAATGCTTTTCTATTAGTAAAACAATTTAGAGCTCCTGTTTATTTAAATGATAAATCAAACTTGTGTACTTATGAACTTTGTGCTGGGATTATTGATAAAGATATATCTTTGGAAATGATTGTAAAAGAAGAGATTGATGAGGAGTGTGGTTATAATGTTCCGTTAGAAAACATAGAAAAAATCACTTCTTTTTATACAAATGTTGGAATAAGTGGAGGAAAACAAAACTTATACTATGCCCAAATAAATGATAACATGAAAGTGCATAATGGCGGAGGAATCCATGATGAACAAATAGAGACTATGTATCTTCCTATCAATGAGTATAAAGAGTTTATTTATGATGAAAGTAAAGCGAAAACACCAGGATTGATGTTTTCGTTTATTTGGTTTATGGAAAATAAGATATCTAATTAA
- a CDS encoding DUF423 domain-containing protein translates to MFITKHTKNFLIIASFMMALGIAIGAFGAHGLKATTDEYLMAVYHTGVQYQFYNTLGLFGVALITYFLPNSKQIVISGYLLILGTLIFSCSLYMLVILKLSWLGAITPFGGTIMIISWIIIGFTVLNELKIKE, encoded by the coding sequence ATGTTTATTACAAAACACACAAAAAACTTTTTAATCATTGCTTCATTTATGATGGCACTTGGCATTGCTATTGGTGCTTTTGGAGCACATGGTTTAAAAGCTACTACAGATGAATACTTAATGGCAGTTTACCATACTGGTGTTCAATATCAATTTTATAACACACTTGGACTTTTTGGTGTTGCACTTATCACTTATTTTTTACCAAATTCAAAACAAATTGTTATTTCAGGTTATTTACTTATTTTAGGAACATTAATTTTTTCTTGTTCTTTATATATGTTAGTTATACTGAAACTTTCTTGGCTTGGAGCAATTACACCTTTTGGTGGAACTATTATGATTATTTCATGGATAATTATTGGATTTACAGTACTTAATGAACTTAAAATAAAAGAATAG
- a CDS encoding phosphoribosyltransferase: MQEKYYYGYEEFKEDTQVLVNKCRDYEPEILLAVARGGLTLSHLMGQALNMRNVFSLNSIHYEGELKLDTFNIFNIPDVSHAKRVLVIDDIVDSGETMREILKRLREKFPHTEFRLATIFYKPTACISADYSVKIADKWIEFFWEIDII, from the coding sequence TTGCAAGAAAAGTATTATTATGGTTATGAAGAGTTCAAGGAAGATACTCAAGTTTTAGTAAATAAGTGTAGGGATTATGAACCTGAAATTTTGTTGGCAGTTGCAAGGGGTGGGCTTACATTATCTCATCTTATGGGACAAGCTTTAAATATGAGAAATGTCTTTTCTCTTAATTCTATTCATTATGAAGGGGAGTTGAAACTAGACACATTTAATATTTTTAATATTCCTGATGTATCACATGCAAAAAGAGTTTTAGTTATAGATGATATTGTTGATAGTGGCGAAACTATGAGAGAAATTTTAAAAAGATTAAGAGAAAAATTTCCTCATACAGAATTTAGATTAGCTACAATATTTTATAAACCAACTGCATGTATAAGTGCTGATTATTCAGTAAAAATTGCAGATAAGTGGATAGAGTTTTTTTGGGAAATTGATATTATATAA
- a CDS encoding restriction endonuclease — protein GMTGLFANGVSNVNTLVNKINNTEDSKARGALLKELDKELSNMDKKELPAAQEIVNNKLKFSKTLEK, from the coding sequence AGGAATGACTGGATTATTTGCAAATGGAGTTAGCAATGTAAATACATTAGTAAATAAAATCAATAATACAGAAGATTCAAAAGCAAGAGGTGCCTTATTAAAAGAGCTTGATAAAGAACTTTCAAATATGGACAAAAAAGAACTTCCAGCAGCTCAAGAAATTGTTAACAATAAATTAAAATTTTCAAAAACACTTGAAAAATAA
- a CDS encoding HAMP domain-containing sensor histidine kinase — protein sequence MNKNEKKALFSFLFIYIGSTVLILFILLLSYYKKEIDMVDRRCSIEMSSAANMLKANILNAYMEKVPFIPTPLKNENLKYGLFDKNGKVIFSQFENSKIDFDKEASHNESHSFHVAKLEEHHDEKIDIKYIVIETNQIISDTQKLKIYISIILLLATCFIGGIGYLLAKLLLKPVREKVEQMDKFIKDSAHELNTPIAVLMTSTSALKQGRNAQKMLKYIISSAKQISQLYNDMHYSAFNEQDIFLDVNIDFAELVNESVEFFQDIAITKGIRINEELEPCDIFMDKTKTQKIVNNLISNAIKYSKKDAQITVKLKGTIFSVQDFGIGIEQKDQEEIFKRYKRGENFEGGFGIGLDIVNGVCKEYDLKISLKSRKNEGSTFFIDFKSVAK from the coding sequence TTGAACAAAAATGAAAAAAAAGCTTTATTTAGTTTTTTATTTATATATATAGGCTCGACGGTTTTAATTCTTTTTATTTTATTACTTTCTTATTATAAAAAAGAGATTGATATGGTAGATCGTCGATGTTCAATTGAAATGAGTAGTGCTGCAAATATGCTAAAAGCAAATATCTTAAATGCTTATATGGAAAAGGTACCTTTTATTCCAACTCCATTAAAAAATGAGAATCTAAAGTATGGCCTTTTTGATAAAAATGGGAAAGTAATCTTTTCTCAATTTGAAAATAGTAAGATAGATTTTGATAAAGAGGCTTCTCACAATGAAAGTCACTCTTTTCATGTGGCAAAACTTGAAGAGCACCATGATGAAAAAATTGATATTAAATATATTGTAATTGAAACAAATCAAATAATTAGTGATACACAAAAATTAAAAATCTATATAAGTATTATTTTGCTATTGGCAACTTGTTTTATTGGAGGTATAGGATATTTACTTGCAAAATTACTTTTAAAACCTGTTCGAGAAAAAGTTGAACAAATGGACAAGTTTATAAAAGATTCTGCCCATGAATTAAATACTCCAATTGCAGTTTTGATGACTTCTACTTCTGCTTTAAAACAAGGAAGAAATGCCCAAAAGATGCTAAAGTATATTATAAGTAGTGCTAAACAAATTTCGCAATTATATAATGACATGCATTATAGTGCTTTTAATGAACAAGATATTTTTTTAGATGTTAATATTGATTTTGCTGAGTTGGTAAATGAAAGTGTTGAGTTTTTTCAAGATATTGCTATTACAAAAGGTATTAGGATAAATGAAGAACTTGAACCTTGTGATATTTTTATGGACAAAACAAAAACTCAAAAAATAGTAAATAATCTTATTTCAAATGCAATTAAATATTCAAAAAAAGATGCTCAAATAACTGTAAAACTAAAAGGTACTATTTTTTCTGTTCAAGATTTTGGGATAGGAATTGAACAAAAAGATCAAGAAGAGATTTTCAAAAGATACAAAAGAGGTGAAAATTTTGAAGGTGGATTTGGCATAGGATTAGATATTGTAAATGGAGTTTGTAAAGAGTATGATCTCAAAATTTCATTAAAATCAAGGAAAAATGAAGGTTCTACATTTTTTATTGATTTTAAATCTGTTGCAAAATAA
- a CDS encoding NCS2 family permease — protein MGFFKLKKYNTNVKTEFTAGLTTFLTMMYIVPVNGFILADAGLPMDAVITATALITILATIFSGLWSNTPIAMSVGMGLNAYFSYGLVLGMKIPWQTGLGIVFLSGILFVILSFTNFRVWIMTSIPLNLRRAISAGIGTFIAFIGLKQMGMIVASPATLVTLGDFTKDTVLLGTFGLILTFILFAYNLKGAFILSILVTSIVGWIFGIGAAPTSLFSSPASISPIYFQLDIMSAISLSLLPVIITFLVTDMFDTLGTLTGVGSRANLFQENNKEDKSLQKTLEADAIATVGGSLLGVSTTTAFVESASGVEAGGRTGLTAVFTALLFITTLFMLPLFKSIPPNAIYPILVVVGVLMFSELGKINFEKVDFATSAAAFFIVLLMPLTYSITNGISAGFIVYTIIKLVKKETKDINIGIILLTFISLLVFILRG, from the coding sequence GTGGGTTTTTTTAAATTAAAAAAATACAATACAAATGTCAAGACAGAGTTTACTGCTGGGTTAACGACATTTTTGACGATGATGTATATCGTCCCAGTAAATGGATTTATACTTGCAGATGCAGGTCTTCCAATGGATGCAGTTATTACTGCCACTGCTTTAATTACTATTTTAGCTACAATTTTTTCAGGTCTTTGGTCAAATACTCCAATTGCAATGAGTGTTGGTATGGGACTAAATGCTTACTTCTCATACGGTTTAGTTTTAGGTATGAAAATACCTTGGCAAACAGGTTTAGGTATAGTTTTCCTTTCTGGTATTTTATTTGTTATTTTATCTTTTACAAACTTTAGAGTTTGGATTATGACTTCTATTCCACTTAATTTAAGAAGAGCAATTAGTGCAGGTATTGGTACCTTTATTGCTTTTATTGGTTTAAAACAAATGGGTATGATAGTTGCTAGTCCTGCAACATTGGTTACTTTAGGTGATTTTACAAAAGATACTGTTTTATTAGGTACTTTTGGTTTGATTTTGACTTTTATTTTATTTGCATATAATTTAAAAGGTGCCTTTATTTTATCTATTCTTGTAACTTCAATAGTTGGATGGATTTTTGGTATTGGAGCAGCTCCCACATCATTGTTTTCATCTCCTGCATCAATTTCTCCAATATATTTTCAATTAGATATTATGAGTGCAATTAGTTTGTCACTTTTACCTGTTATTATTACATTTTTAGTTACTGATATGTTTGATACTCTAGGTACTTTGACAGGAGTTGGATCAAGAGCTAATCTTTTTCAAGAGAATAATAAAGAAGATAAATCTTTACAAAAAACACTTGAAGCAGATGCCATTGCAACAGTTGGTGGGAGTTTATTGGGTGTTTCGACAACTACAGCATTTGTTGAAAGTGCTTCAGGTGTAGAAGCTGGTGGAAGAACAGGATTAACAGCTGTTTTTACAGCTCTTTTATTTATAACAACTCTGTTTATGTTACCACTTTTTAAATCGATTCCACCAAATGCAATTTATCCTATTTTGGTAGTTGTTGGAGTATTGATGTTTAGTGAACTAGGAAAAATAAATTTTGAGAAAGTGGATTTTGCAACTTCAGCAGCAGCTTTTTTTATAGTTTTACTTATGCCATTGACTTATTCAATTACAAATGGTATATCAGCAGGTTTTATTGTTTATACAATTATAAAATTAGTTAAAAAAGAGACAAAAGATATAAATATTGGAATTATTCTTTTAACATTTATTTCTTTATTAGTTTTTATATTAAGAGGTTAG
- a CDS encoding response regulator transcription factor, protein MKVLLLEDDLALSDILNDYLMDKGYDVTLCNKGEDALEKLIDSIYDFAILDVNTPTMSGLDVLKYIRNDYKSQTPIIIITAYQDTKHLKTAFELGSDDYIKKPFDLEELEQRINKLCRYFSLGKVDEMKIDDNISFLPSESLVITNGKKIRVAQKEKEILKYFITHSNRVISSEELLQNIWKYDEQPTDATIRVYIKNLREILGKEKIETIRGIGYKFEQK, encoded by the coding sequence ATGAAGGTTTTATTATTAGAGGATGACTTAGCATTAAGTGATATTTTAAATGACTATTTAATGGACAAAGGTTATGATGTAACTTTATGCAATAAGGGTGAAGATGCTTTAGAAAAATTGATTGATAGTATTTATGACTTTGCAATACTAGATGTAAATACTCCAACTATGTCAGGTCTTGATGTTTTAAAATATATTAGAAATGACTACAAAAGTCAAACTCCTATTATAATCATTACCGCATATCAAGATACAAAGCATTTAAAAACTGCTTTTGAACTTGGGAGTGATGATTATATAAAAAAACCTTTTGATTTAGAAGAGTTAGAACAAAGAATAAATAAGCTTTGTAGATACTTTTCTCTTGGAAAAGTTGACGAAATGAAAATCGATGATAATATCTCTTTTTTACCTTCTGAATCTTTAGTTATAACAAATGGCAAAAAAATAAGAGTAGCTCAAAAAGAAAAAGAAATCTTAAAATATTTTATAACTCACTCTAATAGAGTTATATCCTCAGAGGAATTATTACAAAATATTTGGAAATATGATGAACAACCAACCGATGCAACTATTAGGGTTTATATAAAAAATCTTAGGGAAATTTTAGGAAAAGAAAAAATAGAGACTATACGAGGAATAGGATACAAATTTGAACAAAAATGA